The following proteins are co-located in the Solea solea chromosome 21, fSolSol10.1, whole genome shotgun sequence genome:
- the LOC131448548 gene encoding cytochrome c oxidase subunit 6B1, whose translation MAEDIKTKLENYRTAPFDARFPNQNQTRNCWVNYVDYHRCQKALTAKGQDTLPCEWYRRVSKSLCPSAWIQKWDEQREEGTFPGKI comes from the exons TTAAGACCAAACTGGAGAACTACCGCACCGCTCCCTTTGACGCCAGATTCCCCAACCAGAACCAGACCAGGAACTGCTGGGTCAACTATGTGG ACTATCATCGCTGTCAGAAAGCGCTGACCGCCAAAGGACAAGACACATTACCGTGTGAATGGTACAGGAGGGTCTCCAAATCACTCTGCCCCTCGGCCTGG ATCCAGAAATGGGATgaacagagagaggaaggaacCTTCCCGGGAAAAATCTAA